In the Euwallacea fornicatus isolate EFF26 chromosome 30, ASM4011564v1, whole genome shotgun sequence genome, GTGGCTAGCCTAAAGCCTGACCTGGCCCAATTGCACATTTAAGTGCATCATCAAATGCGCTTCATCCGTAATGTAAGAGGTAAGGAAAGTCCGTCATTTTACATGCGCGCAGGTGTAGTTCAACCACCTCTAGAAAGCGGGGAAAAGTCGTTAGAAcctgagaaaaaaatgcaactttttgcCTAAATTTAGGGCTCACCTGCAGAGAAAAGTGgcttaaaaaaagttacatttttaataaagttttgccTTCTTTTGAGTTCAACAGATTGAAACATTTACGATTTTTGCCTTGAAACAACTCCGACTTCCCATGGACAACTTTTATCTCGCCCAAATTTCCAGGATTTGAGCCTATACATTCTCTTTCTATATATTCTCTATAAAATGAGGAGAAAAGCCCCCTTTTACGGTTCAAGTCAAAGCTTTTCGAGCTTGGCAATGTAACTTGCAGTATCATAACATATCTGCTTAAAAGTTTTCAGTTTTGGAAGCGCTGTATCTCCCTTCCAACAATTTTAACGCAACTTTCTagctttaaattgaaatttttagtttattagcGAAAATAGTTTCCAGAAATGCAAAATTCCaacgaaattattgaaatatatcgCCGTAATGCCCTCCTGGCGTCCTCAATGGCACTCAAATTTTCACAATCTGTATCTTGAAATATGGTTCGTAGATTGAAAGAAAAAGCAAAAGTTCTTGCTGCCCAgaaacccaaatttttaagtgcaatttttttcatttttgtattcCTATATCAAATAATTCCACTCATTTCTCGGTGAAGTCTCGCTCAAGTGGGTGATAactcgaattttaaaaaatgacattaaaacatgaaattataAGATTAATCATATTTCTTGCATTCCTCCTGATCGGTTGGGCTATAATCCTGTATAATCATTGCCAACGGAATCAATACGGAAGACTCGTTATTGTGGAGAGATATCATATGTTTGCAAGATATGTGTTGCACTTCTGGCTTTGCATGTatctttatattttaatgtaaaaaacatGCCCCTGTGGTCGTGCACCTTCATAGATAATTCAAATGGTAAGAAAATTGATCCGCAATGTAATATTTCCGGGTCCCTCTTCAGATAAAATAATTACCTTCCATACTTGATATCAGATGTTTACCAAAACCGAAGATTCGCACTGCCCAGAAAACACATTCCATCGATCTTATCTTGATTTTTTGGCAGTTTTCAAGGCATTTTTTTGCCACTCCTTCAATAACATATCTCTCACAAAGGAACTAGTTCTCGACGACCTTTTATTCAAATACGTGATAGCCgataattatttctaaaaatggTTGGAAATCCAGAAAATGCCTTAGTGAACGAGTTCCTGGTAGTCCTGCTTGCAGGATGGATAATCATAGCAGGATTTTCTTGCCAGTGGGACCGGGGGCGCATCATAGCCGTAGATGGCAACGCAATGATCCTCTGTCTCACCATGTACTTCTTTTGCTGCGCTATCGTTTACGGGTGGCGCACTTAAGGCGAAATTCCAATTGAACACGCACCCCTGACTGTATTTCAACGATTATTTCAACGGtaagaaaacctgtacattCTTTGAAAATTGGGCCAATTGACTGGGGTCCTTCCGGCAATACTGCCGCTCCATTGGCCAAGGTAGCGGTTTGACACAGGGGGGATGGGAAGTTTATGAACTCGcctggtaatttttttaaattaaattttttcaggtAAAAACAATCAGTTCGAAACCTGattagtgaaatttttttcaacttattGACAAGAAACTCATATCCCCCCGACGCTTGCTTTTTCTCTGGCTTATTTACCCGCGTATGAGCGAAAGTGCCTTTGAACTGCGCATTCCCGACAAGAAACGAATCCAATCAATAAAACTTAACATGATCAGCTATATTACCTCCAAGTGGCACAACTCGTTATtcctgattttaaaaataaattaccatcATATTTTCAACAGTGTAATCCAATGTGACGAACTGTCCATTCTAATTATTGTCCTATTATTAAACAGTTGCATTCTACGCAAGCTCACACACTCCCAGGTAGGCAATTCACAATGAGTCAGACAGAGATACCTTTAGTGAAGTGTTTCCCATGTAAAACATAAAACCCAGCTGGTAGATATTGTTTTACTTGCAATGCTGTTAGCTGATTATcaactattattatttgtttaataatgtaCCAAAGTGTTTATTGTGACTGCTATGGAGCTCGCAGCCGATGCCTTGGAGtttgattttgttgtttttgatCCTCAGGTTAACAAGGCAGCTGATGCAGTTTACGTTAAGGACATAAATGAACCGTTGAAGCCGGGATCTTGTATTGTTATAAGAGGAACCGTCAAACCACACTGCAAAAGGTAAGCAGAATACGCTCTTTAGTCGTTCATGGTGGACGTGCAATGGcacatacataaatatttatttagaggTTTAATTTGGTCTGAAATAAATGATATATGGTGTTTGTCGACttattatcgcattttgttttGAACCACGCTTGATAACcattttagaagtttaaatatatttaaaatttttttaaacgtaatttatatgaaaaatttcaatattcgcAACTTGAGTTACACATTTTCACACACAACTTATTATCGTGTAGCAGTTCATTAATAACCAAACCACCGAAAAGTGCTTTGCAAGCGCCATGTCTACGGTAAACAATAATATCGTCAGCTTGTGATTTAGCAAATCGtcatggaaattccacaaatcTACAGCTGTGACGAGTAGGTGGCGACATGGTGTGATTGGTTTAACCAATAAtccacatattttattacctcttttctatttgtttttcacatttttccacaCGCTTATGTTTCGCATTAATTAGGTCTTCCACGATTTCGGAACAATTCGGAAAAAATTGTGACGTTCCAACATGTGCTCTTATCTGAAAGCCAATGCTTGTCCAGTTACGATCTCGAATTCCACGTGTTTCCATGCTCTTTAAAGCGGCCTGGGGCTTAAAGGAAACCAGCAGAATCCTGCAGGAAGAATATACAGGGCCTTGAAGAAATCAATAATCATAGCTTTAAGCGTCACCGCCTGAGGGCGTCGATTCTTACTTTTGTAATTCTGTAGCTCAGAACATTTTTGTGCGAGAGCGCTTTTGAAAGACGTTTTTGCACATTTTGcagaattaaaatgtttatttcgaGGCTCAGAAATTGTTATTCGAACACaggaaatttcgattttctgaGGTTGGCGTTCCAATCGCCGTTTTGCCCATAGAACATCGTTGATATTTGGGAGACGTCAACAAGCGATTAGAAGCGGACCTCCGTGAAAAAAGTtggtttcattgaaaatatggaaataatcGGTTGGGAATTGATTAGAGCTGTAGTACAAACTACATTGAGAAAGAGGCATTATCGTCTGCTCTTCTCTTCGATTTGTTCTCGGGATCATAATTTCTCcttaatttccttgaaattttccctttttaataCCTTCATGCCTGCAACAATTCGCCGGCAAGGctcgttaaatttaatttttatgcttACACACAACCAAGAAGGTGGTTTTACTGTTATTAACTTTAGTATTAAATTCGGATGTAAAAAGTTACATGGGGCTGGATATAATATTCCCACTGAGCTTTTAGCCGAGACCATCTCCTTTTAATGAAATCATAAAGTAAATGCATTCCTCCTCGTGCTTTTAATACTCTATTTACTTTTTCCCGGAGAATGTTCTTTATGTCCCGGGAAGATATAGGAGTTTACGAACGCCATAATACGTTTTTGTCTCCCTAAATACGTTATTTGTTGCGAAGCTCCGGAGAAAAGCTTTTAACCGAATTATAATCGATCTTGGGTGGATTTTTCCTAATGGAAGTTTCTGCTAATTATTGCAGGTTCGCAATAAACCTACTCCATGTGCGAGGACCTAAACTTGACATAGTCTTCCATTTTAATCCTAGGCTAGCATTAAGGTAACTACAGGACTGTTATTACCAGCGTAAGTCTAAACGGTTATTTCACAGATGGATAGTAAGGAACTCGCTGTTGAACAGCTCGTGGGGGGAGGAAGAAATAACCacagttgaaaaatttcatttggatCGCAACAAAACCTTTGAACTGCAGATTGTAGCTTCAGAACATGAGTTTTTGGTAGCTTTGGACGGACGTCATATTTGTGCCTACACTTACAGGACATCTTTAGAAAAAGTCAATAAGATCGAAGGTAAGCTTCCAGGGCAGCCACCCTTAATTAACAAGTTAAAGTCAATTTCTGTCTTCTAGTGGATGGTTTTGAGGTAGAAGGGGTAGAGATAATGaggcaaataaaaacatatccGTCAGGTTAGAGTGTGGTTTGATTGCTGTTTGTCTTTTGATCGTTCTCTTTCTGAGAAATAATATCTGATAATAAAtctgataaaaatgtttcagtgGAAGGAGCCATTGATGTAGAGAGCCTAAACACCACCTCGGTGGATGTCTATCCATCAGCAACATCGGCGGCGAATGTTCCATTCACAATTCCATTGGGAAATGTgtcaaatggagacgattcaCCTGAACAGAATCTGGTAAGATGAAgctttttccattatttcacgGCGTTATCCATAAAGCTTAAAAAGTTGAGAAGTCTGGGAATATAGTACACTCTCGCGTTTGCTCCAAGATATAGGTAATGCCATCCAGGTTTATATCAGTAATAAAATCGGTTCGGAAAAGTTTAAAAGCGTAAGTAGCTATAACCAACCGATGATGTTACACAGTCTATTTTCGACTGTTCCCTCAGGAACTATATAAAGAGGATTAAAATTTCTCTCCAGTCTATAACTTTGCGTTGAAATACTTTTCACGTACCAAGAACGGCAGTTTCAAGCtatttcttgcaaaaatgtaaaaattgcaaGCTCTCATCAACGTCTTCGATCCGCCTTTCAGGggctttaaaaatttccgttATGCACTGGGGACAACGATTTTCATGCGAAAAGCAATCCTTTAGTCTTAGCACGCCACTGTACTACTCGGCCTTGAGGTTAAAAAtgattagttttttttttttaactaaataactCCTTGACGCAACTAAAATTGCAAAGTGTGCTTTTTCCAGGTTGTTCCCGTTACAGCTAAATTTCCCTGTAACTTCAAAGTTGGCTGGCAACTTGAGGTCGTCGGCAAAGTAAAAATCCTTCCGTCCGCCTTTTACATCAACTTACAACAAGGCGATAAATTGTGGCCTCATCCTGTGATACCACTACACCTCAATCCAAGATTCTGTaagtgaaaatgaaattttcgaacGTTTCAATTTCCCGTTTTCCTCCCTGTTCAGACACGGCCTATGGCAACCATCTCTTCGTGCGAAACTCCTGGATAAACGGTCAATGGGATACAGAAGAACGCACCCCTGGTTTCCAATTTACACCTGGAAAGCTCTTCCATTTGGCTGTAAGGATGAATCCAGATAACTTCGGAGTATGGATTGATGGCACCTTAGCTGGTGAATTTCGATTCAGAACTCCTGTGGACAATATCGACACCGTTTACATACACGGAGACCTTCACGTGAAGAGTGTTCACCTCAAAGACTATATTGACGACAAATATTTTAGTCAAAGCAGAGAGAAGTTAAGCAATTATAGTCTGTAAAACTTTGTAATAAATGTATTGTTGTTGTTTGTTGCCTGTTTATTGCAGGTTTTGTGATGCTATTCCTATTTAATTATCTACTTCTTCAGACTGcattttacttaataataatGGCAATTTTAATCTGTTTTCATTTCCTTTGTTTGACGTATTTGATAGTtcccatttaattttatttaattgcatgtttttattattgtctatctttttttgtattttaactCACGCGTTTGTTACGAATTCAGCTGTCTTTTAACCAATTATAATGATGAAGCCATTGAATCAACAAGAGCTCGTTTTATTCGTCCCGATTTCCTAGATCATTCTTtacgtcaaatttttaagttgggGTGTTAACCAAACACAATTTAACCCCTTCTGGCAACTTTGAAAAGGGACAGGTCGGTGAGGATTTGCTTAGACGTAATAGGGGCGAAATCTCAGGTAATTCTGTCAGATTTTGATTCATCGAAACAGGGGTTTAATGGCTGAAAAATGTTGTAATTTGATGTATTTAGGGGGTGATTTAGGAATGCGTAATATCCAGATTATTTTGGAGTTGCTAATTGCATGCCACGGGAATTGATCTGATTATCGAGGGGTATTTTCTAGCTCAGAGAGCACAGATTCCTCTATGAGTACTCTATAGGTATATATCGCGTTACTCCTGCCCAACCCCCCTTTTCGCCCCCACTCTCctttttttacatacaaattttcttcttgaaGATGCTCAAGATGTACTGAGCCCCTCCAGccttactttattttttccccTATTTcccacttcaaaattttcttctaataATGTTCAAAGCATTCCTCATCACTTATGACTCTATCGACCCAACAGCTTAACCATGATCACCATAAATTTTCCTGTAAAACTCTATAGAAACAAAATTGGCCCAAACGTGGCAATACGTCACGTTAACGAATAGCCCCTTTGTTTTACAGCTTTTAGccaaattagaaattattggATTGTAGTTTATCATACATGTTTATCGCACTcgattataaattaaaattactcgCCAGGAAAAATGTGTTTCATGGGTGTTTTATGCTTTGAGTGCTGGGCTTACCGGTTGAGTAAAGATATTGAGTTTCATCagaaaaactttcatttcACTGCAACTTTTGTGTAGCACTAAAGCCCCCAACAATTCAAGGTCATTATTGAAATTGGggtttttcggaaaattggGTTTTAGTGCTAACTGCACCTTtttctttcgtcacttttgatgTCACCGATAATCGGCAATTTGGCTCTGATTTTGAACAACAATTTGCCAGATATAAACGAAATCCTGGAGACATACGAGGGAACGATTAAAACTAGAGCTGAAGGCATTGACCTCAAAACTGACcctgcattaaaaaatttcgtatCTAAGACGGGCGGGCATCTACATTGATCCTGCACAGAGGCGAGTGGATACATTCAACGACCTCCGTGGTCTTCAGTCCTTTTGCTCCCGTCAAATTTTGCAATGGAACGTAGCTCTACCCTACTGTTTGCTCGGAAGTAATGCTTAGCAACCTAGCAATTATTCTGGGCTAGCTGTCGGGATCGCTCATATGGCGCTTAAGCTGGTATGCGGACACTGAAAGGAATTCCAGGTTTAGGTAATCATCTGTTTTTAGGTTTGGTTGGGGGTCGTCGTGATCTGCTGCGCCATGGCGGCAGTAGAATCTGCGGAAGTAATCGGCATTTGCTACAGGATCCAGTTGAACGACCCGGCGATTCATCAAGGCCCGAAGAATTCGCTTCGACAACTCAAGGATGGCCTTCACTGCCATGGATTCCTACGAGATTAACCGATCCACAATGTTCGACGTAATAGGGACTACCGCTACATATTTTGTAGTCCTCGTTCAGTTTTACGATACATGCAAAGGCGCTCCCGAAGGAACTATCATCGCGAATGCTTCAGATGTTCCTTCGAAATAAACTCTTTTATACGAAGATGCGTTATTATATCCATCTGTATGCAAAATAAGCAGTTTACCAATCCGCATTTTGCTTCTTGGAGATGAGATGGAAACCAATCAAGGCCACGCCAAGGCTCCCAATCGAAAAAGCACAAAGTAAAATATACGGGCTTACCAGGGGATATATTTTAGTCTTCCACGAGAAAATCGAAATAGAGGTCGGAATCTTTCCTGGGAAATTTATTTACCATACATTCAGAAGTAATTGAAATCGATATCCATTATTCCTGGATATATATGGAAGTGCACTGATTTTAATACATCAGGATCGGAAAACTCTGGCATTTGGTCCTCGTTtttatatctcgaaaactttccaaattGCTCGATATTTGGCGAGCACATCGATGATAATTTCCAGAACGACCACATTGTTGTTACAGATTGCGttactatttattattattacactAAACCCATATTGGTCTGTTCGATTTCCGGCCAAACGTCGCTGTTCTAatgaaatattgtaaataaatgcGAGTGGTCTACCAACAATGGATATTGTCAAATAATGTTTTCGGCCAGAAGAGGAACATTGAATTGAATCCCGACGAAACAATTCGATTAGgagtaaatgcaaaatttaatttcgttacCTCatgataagattttttttagcaacGAACTGAAATTCATATCACACAACGCAGAAGCAACTGCTCATTGCCGTAGGCAGTTAATTTGATTATTCTGCTTCGGCACGCCGCTGTTTCTCGCCCGAACCAGTTGCGGATTTGACGGTTTTTCACCAACGCCCACGTATTGTTGTtagattattaataaattattattgttactcACGTATCGTTCAAATCgcgtatatttttatttgcaacaCAGAATGCCACGATTGAGGGTCGCGCCACGTAAAATGGCGAATGACGTCACGCGCTACGAAAACATTTCTACCGAGGAGGCTTCGAAACGATTTGACACCGGACCCGTATGTCGTTGACGCGTTCGTCTGCGCAATCTCGAGTTGGAGCAAACGaacctaacctcacttaaatACGCTTCTGTTTAGCTTCGCTATTACatgaattttacaaaaataattcttttcaaGACTCCATGGACTCGTGCGTTTGCCAGTTAAAGGTTTCTGAGTGCTAAAAAAGGTGTTTACATTCGGGCAGAAGGGCTCTATGATCGAGTCTTGCTGGAATCGCATTTTCGCGACACTACCAGTTACGTcgtgaaattgattttgaaaagtggGGCGTTCAAAGGAATATTGGGAAGTGGTAGGCTAACCGAACGCACCTTAgaacttgttgaaaatgtgAGGCGAGTAGTCGATGAAAATCCCAGTACACGTTTAAGAAAACTTCCTCAACAAGTGGGCCTATCGGCACTCATTTACCActcgtttaattattttaagacaATCTGGGATTAGATTGCTACAAGGTGCAAGAGCACCAGGAACTGCAGCCGCCGGGCTACGGGAAGGGACTGAGATATTGCCATTGGTTGAAAGTTTAAGTCTCGAAAAAGAccatttctgaaacaaaatcAAACCACAATAAAGGCGAACGGAGTCGTATTTAAGTGGGGTTAGGTCCATTTCTTATGCTCGAGATTATGTTGGAGAAcctatcaaagacatacgggcTCGGCgtcaaataattccaaagcCTACTTCGAAGTTCCTTTTAAAACGCACGGTATAAATTgaatatgctaaaaaaggataaagatatatttcGACGTCTAGACATAACCCTACTTTTTGCGCGGTTGCCGCTTAATTCGTTGATgtttcgatttaatttttggcggcaaaaatttattcttgACTAGAACTGAAACGGCGCTTCTGCTCATTATCggtgttgttattgttgtttaCGTAATGCCCGAATCCTTAAACGGTCGGCGTAAGCGGCTTATAGTGTTCCTTATTAACTATTTTGAAAGACAGTTGGAAAATAATCCTCGTTGGTAGCGTCTTTCGAATGcattgaatttgaatttgccCATCATAAGTGAAATATCAGAGGCAATTTTCCCCCAAGAAGAATCGAAGGAGAAAGGAACCAGTGACTGACGTACCATTATTAGGTTTTAGCGCTACCCGTAACGGAACTtttaatatgtataaaaatcgTAAACGTTTAATGGACGTTTTTGTTCGTTGGCATGATAATTTGCTCTGGATCCGACAACACTGCTGAATACCAACAGTGCTGCTCCAACACCTGACAAATTCCCGCTCCACATTCATTTTGAGAAGATGTGGCATCGGTGCTGGTGTGAAGCCTGTGACGTGCCTAAAAAGTTGCGTCGTTCGAACCATGGGTGATTATTCACTGTGAAATGTGGTGACGTAGGAGGTTGCGTTTGCACCtggaatcaaaatttttcctgCTGTTCACGAAGGGCCCCCTCGCTGCGCCACTGCTTCTCAACAAATCGAGTTGCAAATTTGACGGTTGATTCAAATCGTTTCGGGcgattatttattgtgaaGTTCATCGCCGAGACGGttaatttaagtgtttttttatcGCACATCTCGTCAGAGATGGGGTAGAAAAACGATCTTCTTACCGGTCGAGAGCTTTGAGCTTCCTCCATAATTGTCAGCTAAAACATGATAATGCGACGTGGAGAGGCATGAAACCGAATCGGGTGAAAACGTGACTTCAGacacagaaaaaaaacacaattctcGTTAGCGATGGGGTATTGCAGCGATTTTCCTGGGTAGATGTGTCTGGATCCTCTGGAAAATCACAGATTTCACGTGGAATTTATGGAGCAACATGGAGAGAGCTTAGACAACGAAACTTGAGCTGGTGCAGGTTTGAAAGTAGAACGCGGAGATATGTTAAAGCGACGAAGTGTTGATGGCTCGATAGCCCTCAGTCTTTCCAGCAAATCGCAATATTTTTCATCCTAATTTACAGAGCGGTGCAGAGGAGCACAGACAGAGAATCCGCCGAAGAACGTTGGGTTCATTGCTTTTTATTAAGGGACAAAAATAGGTACTTGCTTTAAGGGGGGTCCTTTTCGCACCGAAACCGGGCAAATTTGGCCCAGCCAAGCTCCTCATCCCGATCACTTCCAggacgtttaaaaaataattaccgCCAATTTCCTAATTAACGTTTTTTGGACGTTTTTCTGGAATAGCCAAACTTTATTAATCAAACTTAACTAACAAGTAGCAGCTTTTACAAGTTTCCTCGTAACTTACAAAaccaaattagaaaatttaccCTTCCCTTGCCATTGGATTTACTAGAGcgataaaaataacaaatgagCACGTAAATAAAGACTTTATCTAATTTACCAGTAACCATCTTCGAATTTAGTTAGCTTAGAAATTTATTGTGATCAAGATTGAGCCAGTTCCAGCAAGAAAGTTTCCTGTGGTGCCCTCAGGATAAGTATTACGATGATGTAGTGTTTCGATAATGTGGACCATTGTCTTCGATTGCGCCCTTAAAGAGCCTTATCAAGGGGTCATTTTGCTAATTGGTCTATAATGCTTTACGAACTTTTCCAGTACCTCGGATATCAAACTTTTGAAGCCTCTTAAACAAGTTTCGCGTGCAAAGTTTATGCTGATATTATCAGGAAAGAACTCTGGATTAAAACGTCACTTGGTATTCCGCAACTGTTTCTTATAcgttattaaattgtcaactTTTGGCTGTAATCCCTTGACGCCGGAACTTTTTAATCTCGAGAGCGGTGTTTTCATGAACTCGTCCCAAATCCTAAATTAAATCTGGAGAGCCGTGACATCTTGCTCAAACTTATTACATTGCCAGATTGGATATACCACGAAGGAGGAAAATTATATTGAGATCACCAGAGCCTCCGTCTGAGGCTGCTCTCCGAAAAAATCTCAGAGATCAGACTAATGCCGgctcaaaattcaatttaacccCTAAAAGCTTAACAAAGGGGCCGCTCCTAACATTGTTATGATTAATATTGCGAGCACGTCTGTGCCAAAAATAACGATGAAAAAGTATGATTAAAATGTGTTTCCCTCTAATCGTTAAAAGTTGACGGCATAATAAGAAACAAGGAGCAAGTGCTGAATACGAAGAGCCGGGAAATGCGTAAAACGGGgctaacagaaaattaaatttcgccACAGATTACAAAGCAAGTCCAAAGCCCTGGGGAGCGAAATCTTTCGAGGATGGAATACGTATTAGAAATCTCGAGATGTAAATGTAATTTGTCGGGTTACATGTTACCTCAGCCCTCGCTTCTTCTGCTCGACTCAGGAAAAAATCCTGGAAACTCCGATTTACTTGGTTTTAAGAAACTCCCCTTAGATCCGATtacatcaataaataaattcacttcaaaactcatcattttACGGTAAATTCCGTATATATTCCTATTCCGGAAACCAAATCTCATTTCTGAGCTACATGTGACTGAAACTCAATTTTCGCTCAATTATTGTGTGCTCTTGAAGTTCCCTAATTTCTTACCTGGAGTCGGAAAATTACGTTCAAAATAAATAGAGAAGAGTTTGGTTAGAGCGGCGGCAAAAAACCGGCAGTTCAGCTCAAGTGCAGCAGGAATTGTGATTTTTAGTAGTTTGCGCTCGCCGCGTATACTCAGATTCGCACTCAATGTTCTATCTTGCCTTAGGCGCCACTGCTGCGGAGGCGCTTAAGGGTCAGTGCTAAACACGTG is a window encoding:
- the LOC136347947 gene encoding galectin-8-like isoform X6, whose translation is MVNKAADAVYVKDINEPLKPGSCIVIRGTVKPHCKRFAINLLHVRGPKLDIVFHFNPRLALRWIVRNSLLNSSWGEEEITTVEKFHLDRNKTFELQIVASEHEFLVALDGRHICAYTYRTSLEKVNKIEVDGFEVEGVEIMRQIKTYPSVEGAIDVESLNTTSVDVYPSATSAANVPFTIPLGNVSNGDDSPEQNLVVPVTAKFPCNFKVGWQLEVVGKVKILPSAFYINLQQGDKLWPHPVIPLHLNPRFYTAYGNHLFVRNSWINGQWDTEERTPGFQFTPGKLFHLAVRMNPDNFGVWIDGTLAGEFRFRTPVDNIDTVYIHGDLHVKSVHLKDYIDDKYFSQSREKLSNYSL
- the LOC136347947 gene encoding galectin-8-like isoform X4, translated to MEALISHLMLKCCGILLDWIRRRLSWPQVNKAADAVYVKDINEPLKPGSCIVIRGTVKPHCKRFAINLLHVRGPKLDIVFHFNPRLALRWIVRNSLLNSSWGEEEITTVEKFHLDRNKTFELQIVASEHEFLVALDGRHICAYTYRTSLEKVNKIEVDGFEVEGVEIMRQIKTYPSVEGAIDVESLNTTSVDVYPSATSAANVPFTIPLGNVSNGDDSPEQNLVVPVTAKFPCNFKVGWQLEVVGKVKILPSAFYINLQQGDKLWPHPVIPLHLNPRFYTAYGNHLFVRNSWINGQWDTEERTPGFQFTPGKLFHLAVRMNPDNFGVWIDGTLAGEFRFRTPVDNIDTVYIHGDLHVKSVHLKDYIDDKYFSQSREKLSNYSL
- the LOC136347947 gene encoding galectin-8-like isoform X2, with translation MSESAFELRIPDKKRIQSIKLNMISYITSKWHNSLFLILKINYHHIFNSVIQCDELSILIIVLLLNSCILRKLTHSQVNKAADAVYVKDINEPLKPGSCIVIRGTVKPHCKRFAINLLHVRGPKLDIVFHFNPRLALRWIVRNSLLNSSWGEEEITTVEKFHLDRNKTFELQIVASEHEFLVALDGRHICAYTYRTSLEKVNKIEVEGAIDVESLNTTSVDVYPSATSAANVPFTIPLGNVSNGDDSPEQNLVVPVTAKFPCNFKVGWQLEVVGKVKILPSAFYINLQQGDKLWPHPVIPLHLNPRFYTAYGNHLFVRNSWINGQWDTEERTPGFQFTPGKLFHLAVRMNPDNFGVWIDGTLAGEFRFRTPVDNIDTVYIHGDLHVKSVHLKDYIDDKYFSQSREKLSNYSL
- the LOC136347947 gene encoding galectin-8-like isoform X3; this encodes MPEPVETKKKRSKCCCCDCCFPKVKRFSREEMKTDLPQVNKAADAVYVKDINEPLKPGSCIVIRGTVKPHCKRFAINLLHVRGPKLDIVFHFNPRLALRWIVRNSLLNSSWGEEEITTVEKFHLDRNKTFELQIVASEHEFLVALDGRHICAYTYRTSLEKVNKIEVDGFEVEGVEIMRQIKTYPSVEGAIDVESLNTTSVDVYPSATSAANVPFTIPLGNVSNGDDSPEQNLVVPVTAKFPCNFKVGWQLEVVGKVKILPSAFYINLQQGDKLWPHPVIPLHLNPRFYTAYGNHLFVRNSWINGQWDTEERTPGFQFTPGKLFHLAVRMNPDNFGVWIDGTLAGEFRFRTPVDNIDTVYIHGDLHVKSVHLKDYIDDKYFSQSREKLSNYSL
- the LOC136347947 gene encoding galectin-8-like isoform X1, with the protein product MSESAFELRIPDKKRIQSIKLNMISYITSKWHNSLFLILKINYHHIFNSVIQCDELSILIIVLLLNSCILRKLTHSQVNKAADAVYVKDINEPLKPGSCIVIRGTVKPHCKRFAINLLHVRGPKLDIVFHFNPRLALRWIVRNSLLNSSWGEEEITTVEKFHLDRNKTFELQIVASEHEFLVALDGRHICAYTYRTSLEKVNKIEVDGFEVEGVEIMRQIKTYPSVEGAIDVESLNTTSVDVYPSATSAANVPFTIPLGNVSNGDDSPEQNLVVPVTAKFPCNFKVGWQLEVVGKVKILPSAFYINLQQGDKLWPHPVIPLHLNPRFYTAYGNHLFVRNSWINGQWDTEERTPGFQFTPGKLFHLAVRMNPDNFGVWIDGTLAGEFRFRTPVDNIDTVYIHGDLHVKSVHLKDYIDDKYFSQSREKLSNYSL
- the LOC136347947 gene encoding galectin-8-like isoform X9, translating into MVNKAADAVYVKDINEPLKPGSCIVIRGTVKPHCKRFAINLLHVRGPKLDIVFHFNPRLALRWIVRNSLLNSSWGEEEITTVEKFHLDRNKTFELQIVASEHEFLVALDGRHICAYTYRTSLEKVNKIEVDGFEVEGVEIMRQIKTYPSVEGAIDVESLNTTSVDVYPSATSAANVPFTIPLGNVSNGDDSPEQNLVVPVTAKFPCNFKVGWQLEVVGKVKILPSAFYINLQQGDKLWPHPVIPLHLNPRFYTAYGNHLFVRNSWINGQWDTEERTPGFQFTPGKLFHLAVRMNPDNFGVWIDGTLAGEFRFRTPVDNIDTVYIHGDLHVKSVHLKDYIDDKYFSQSREKLSNYSL
- the LOC136347947 gene encoding galectin-8-like isoform X5, which encodes MQRLSVSSVCSRIGISGKIGWVNKAADAVYVKDINEPLKPGSCIVIRGTVKPHCKRFAINLLHVRGPKLDIVFHFNPRLALRWIVRNSLLNSSWGEEEITTVEKFHLDRNKTFELQIVASEHEFLVALDGRHICAYTYRTSLEKVNKIEVDGFEVEGVEIMRQIKTYPSVEGAIDVESLNTTSVDVYPSATSAANVPFTIPLGNVSNGDDSPEQNLVVPVTAKFPCNFKVGWQLEVVGKVKILPSAFYINLQQGDKLWPHPVIPLHLNPRFYTAYGNHLFVRNSWINGQWDTEERTPGFQFTPGKLFHLAVRMNPDNFGVWIDGTLAGEFRFRTPVDNIDTVYIHGDLHVKSVHLKDYIDDKYFSQSREKLSNYSL